The Planctomycetaceae bacterium genome contains the following window.
ATCGCGCGCCACCAGATGCTGGTTGAATCCAGGGCTGGAAAATTATCTGCGTTGTCGGCGGCGTATTCGTGGCAGGCTTTGCCGACAGCTTTGAGATTCGACATGCACTTGGCCCGCCGGCTGGACTCCATTACTCCCACGAACACCGGCACGAGGATGGCCACCAGGACGGCCAGGATGGCCATCACCACCAGCAGTTCGATCAGCGTAAAGGCCCGACGGTTCATTGCATCCTCGCTTTCACGTCTCAAGGGACCAGAAAGACATCATCGGCGCTCTGGGGCAGTTCATCCACGGTCAGAGCGCCGGTCAATTTATTGGACGGATCCCAGATGGTGTTGTTGTCCGGGCCGATGGCCACCGATGATGTCCTGCTGACGGAGGTGTCGGCGCGCAGGATGTTCTGCTCGCCGCCGCCGTGATTGGTCGACAGCGCCCCGTGGTTGGCGGTTGTGGGGTCCATCCTGTACCACTTGCCCCCCGCGGCATTGTCGCCGGTCACCGTCCCGTGCGCCGTCAGCGGGCTCTTGTCAGCCAGCACTACCTTATCCTTGCTCGTCAGCAATCCCAGCAGGAACCCCGTCGTGCCGGTCTTGATCTGGTGCTGGTAGGAATATGAGATGTTCCTGTAAGAGTTGAATCCCACCTGGTTGGGCAGGTCCATCGGATCCGGCGAGGCCCCGCTGGCGCCGGGGCAGACGAAGGCCCCTGGCACTGCGTAGTTCACGCTGCGGGCAGCGGCGTTGTCGGGCACCGCCATCAGCATGAACAGCGGGCGAGTCGCATCGGCCACGTCGAGCGTGGCCGGATCGTTGTTATTGTGGCCGATCTTCCCGTAAGCGTTGCCGGGGGCAACAGATTCGATCGAGGGAAAGCGGGATTTGTTCGCATGGGCGAACTGGTGCAGAGCCCCGCCGATGACCCGAAGGTTTGACGCGCATTTGGTCTTGTTGGCCTCACTCATCGAATTGCCGATCACGGGAACCAGGATGCCCACCAGCAAGGCGATAATCGCTATGACGATCAACAACTCGACGAGGGTAAAGGCATGGCGGCGGTTCATCACGTCCATCTCCTGTTGCTGCGTCGGCACTCGGTCCCTGGCAGGCTCCTGCGCGTGGCCCCGTCCGGACATATTGTAACGTCGGCGGGACTGCGTTGCCATATCATCTCTTCCGCCAAGGGATTTCACCGCGGAGGTCGCAGAGACCGCAGAGGTGTTTTGAGCGAAAAGACTTTACAGCGAATTACGCAGGCAGGCCGCGTGGACAGTCTGAGGGCGCAGAAGCTGTTTCAAGGATGGGGCTGTTATGCTTGAAGCCTATTTCGTCTCTGCGGTCTCTGCGAACTCCGCGGTGAACCATCTTGCTTGACAAGGCTCGCCGGCCGTACAATATGCCATCAGCGAGAGCCTTCGGAGCGGGAGGGGGTTACGAAGGTGCATGCCCGCGCCTCAGAAAGGCCTCCAAAGACGCTGGCTGGAGCAGTCCGATGAGCTTTTTGACCTGCCTGAGAACAATCGCGAGGGGATCAGCGAATACTGGCGATTGGTTTTGCGTCACAGCGGTGTCTCAAAAACCAAGTGTCCTGCCGAAAAAGGATTGAAAGGATGGGTTTTGCCATGAAAAAAAGTAGCAGTAAAAACGGCTCGGCATTGCTGATGGTTGTCGGCCTGCTGACCATTCTGGCAATGCTGGGGGGAACCTTCCTGATTGTCGCCTCGACGCATCGCAAGGTCGCCGGAAACGTCATTGCCGCCTCGCCGCTCAACGAAGCCCAGTCCGGAGCGGCCGCCCAGGTCGTGCAGTTGCTCAAGAGCGACCTTTTTCTCGATGCCCTGGGGCCTTACAGCCTGGCCAAGGGAGCCGCCACCGACGACGAATACCTCGCCTGGTATGCCGATACTGCCGTCTCGGATGTACTCAAGCAGCCGCTCAAGGCGGCCTACAACCTCTCCCAGGGAACATACGACGGATATACCCTTGTCGACACCAATGGGGACCTGGTCCCCGACGCGCGGCTGGTTCCCATCCCGAACATGACCAATGAAAACGGTGTGCAGATCTATATTGCCGTAAGCGTAGAGGATCTGGGCTCGAAGCTTAACACCAACACGGCGGGGGAAGTCGGCCTGGCCCTGACGCCCAGCACGCCGGCGGAGGTGTATCTCAAGCAATTCCTCGACTCGGATCTGCGGCCTTACTATACCTCCGTGCATGACGCCCGGCGTGGGACGGCCGCGGCGGACCTGGCGTCATACAGCACGGGCGCGGCGCTCAAGGCCGGCGGTCTGCCCTCCACCACGGCGTACAACCTCTTCACGATGGACGACGAACTGCAGTTGCGATGGCGGGGTTACTGCTCGGGCGCGAAGGTGGGGCGCCTGTACAACGTGCTGCACACCTTCTCCAAGAACGGCGAGCTGACGACCATGTCCCGCTCGCGATCACTGCTGCGCCACCCGACGGCGGCATTGAAGAAACGCCTGTCGCTGTACTCGTGGGACGCCACCGAGAACCTGGTGCTCAACCGGGCGTTGCTGGATGACGACGCCACGCGGACCTGGTTCTACGAGGAGATGAAGAAGGCCTTGGGCGCCAAAGGTGGGGTGGAACCGCAGGAAGTAATCATGGACAATGCCGGTTCAGGCGTGACCTTTACGGGCACGTGGGGCGGTAGCACGACTCTTCCGGGGTACTACGGCACGAACTACAGCTGGGCAAATGCTGGGAGCAATACCGCCTGTTTCACCCCGGGCATGACCGCTGCAGCCAACTACAATGTTTACCTCTGGTGGACAGCGTCGGCAGCCCGCCCGACAAATGCGTCAG
Protein-coding sequences here:
- a CDS encoding type II secretion system protein; its protein translation is MPTQQQEMDVMNRRHAFTLVELLIVIAIIALLVGILVPVIGNSMSEANKTKCASNLRVIGGALHQFAHANKSRFPSIESVAPGNAYGKIGHNNNDPATLDVADATRPLFMLMAVPDNAAARSVNYAVPGAFVCPGASGASPDPMDLPNQVGFNSYRNISYSYQHQIKTGTTGFLLGLLTSKDKVVLADKSPLTAHGTVTGDNAAGGKWYRMDPTTANHGALSTNHGGGEQNILRADTSVSRTSSVAIGPDNNTIWDPSNKLTGALTVDELPQSADDVFLVP